The sequence below is a genomic window from Clostridium putrefaciens.
AAAAGGCTGCTAAAGAAGCCTTATATGGATCTGATCCAAGTAATGGTGCCTTATACTATTTCGACGATAGCGTTACTAACAAATGGCTTTTATCAAAAAAAGATGCTGTAGTTATAGGTAAATTGATATTTAAATATTAGTTCATGAAAAATAGGCTATATAAGTATACTTATATAGCCTAAAGCATCGCTTAATATTTATTCATGTCTTAGTTAAAAAAAATGAGAATTCATTCTAAAATTTTAAATGGAATCGCGATTTGTATTAAGATATATTTTTAAAACGGCATAATTAATTGATTAAAAAGTAATTTCATCTGGGTCAGGCCCAATTCTTTCTTCTTTATTTAAAGAAGCTATCTTTTCCATATCCTCTAAAGAGATCTCAAAATCAAATATCTCTGTGTTTTCTTTTATTCTACTTTTAGTTACTGATTTAGGTATTGTTACAACTCCCATTTGAATATCCCATCTTAATGTAATTTGTGATATGGTTTTATTATATTTAATAGAAAGATCTTTCATAAGATCTATAGAAAAGACTTCACCTTGCATAAGTGGTCCCCAAGCTTCTAACTGAATACCATTTTTCATACAAAAATTTAAAACCTCTTTATTTTGAAGCCGAGGATGGAATTCAACTTGATTTACCATAGGACATATATTAGCTTTTACCATAATCTCACTTAAATGATGTACTTTAAAGTTACTAACACCTATGGACCTTATAAGCTTTTCATCATAAAGCCTTTCCAAGGCCTTCCATGTCTGTCTATTTAAATCTTTAGGCCAATGTATAAGGTATAAATCTAAATAGTCCGTTTTAAGTTTTTTAAGGGACGCTTCAAAAGCTCTAAGTGTATTATCATATCCATGATCCCCATTCCAAACCTTACTTGTTAGGAAGATCTCTCTTCTTAAAACATCACTTTCCTTAATTGTATTTCCTATTCCGTCTTCATTTTTATACATAGAAGCCGTGTCTATATGCCTATATCCAGCCTTTAAAGCTTCTAATATGGAATCTTTAATAGCATCATCATTCTCAATTTCAAAAGTGCCAAATCCTAAGCAAGGCATTTGTACACCATTATTCAACTTAAAACTTTTAGTAAAACTTTTCATCTTATACCTCCTGATGCTCTTAATACCTTTTTTAATATATGTATTTATTATGTAAAATCATCAATAAATCCAAATTATAAACTTAACACCTTTAAGATTATAATTTAGATTTATTATAACATAGATAATTAAATAAAGATTCACCAACCTTTTTAAATTCTATTCAACCAAAACCTAAGTCTTTCTGTATCTTACCAGGTAAACGTATCCCACCCATAAGGATACCAGGTTTTAAGGTCAATATAATAAAAAACACTCTATCGTAGACCTTTTAACATCTACTCTATAGTGTTTTTTATTATATATTGTTTTTATATTTAATTATATAGTAAATAATAGTTGTATTATTACATTTTATAAATCATTACTTTTCTATAATGTATAAATCCCTTTATGATGGTTTATTCTTCAGAAGTTACAGCTTCTTCTGTTTCATCAGCCTTCATTTCTTGTTGTTTTGCTGAGGATATTAATGCAACAACTTCATCTTTATCCTCAAGGACCTCAAGATTAGAATCTATCTTTATATCACTTACAATGATTTTGTCACCAAGCTCTTTATTTTCTACATCTATTTCAATTCCTTCTGGCATATACTTCATTTTACCACTTAACTCTAATTCAGTTAAGTAATTTTCGATCATTAAATTTTTACTCTCAATCATCCTTTTACCTGTAAATGTAATTGGAATTTTGATCTTAATTTCTTCGTTTTCGCTTATAGATTGCATATCTATATGGATGAGCTTTCCGGTTGCTGCGTCTCTTTGAACTTCTTTAACTATACATCTTGTGCTTGAATCCCCAATATTAACTTTAAATCTAGATGTCTTTGTATTATCCTTTAATAGTTTATTTAGTTCAAGAAAATCAAATTGAACAATTTTTGCCTCAAAATCTTGTCCGTAAATTACTCCCGGTATAAATCCCTCTCTTCTTATCCTTTTTACATTTGAGCTTCTTTCTAAAGCTAGTATATTATCTACTGGCATCTAATCTACCCCTTTCTTAAAATAAATTCAAGTAGACCAGTCATCTACAGTGATTTATATGCCTAATTCTATACCAATGGTTTTTTATGTCAAGGCTTATGAGCCTTTGTTTATACTTTATTAACCCTTTGTTCAAATAATTTTCTTAATATTTAGAATTTTTGGTCCCATCCACTAAAAAAAGCCTTGTTTTAAACAAGGCTTTTTACGCAATCTTTTCTATGTAGTTATAAACATATATCTAAGTTTCAAAGATGTTTTTAGCCAAGCTAAAGCTTAGAAATCATATATTTAACGTATCACATCTTTATTCACTTTATATTAAGGCTACAACTTCTATTTCTACTATAGCATCTTTAGGTAATTTAGAAATTTCAATACAAGATCTTGCTGGTGGATTTTCTTTGAAATAACTTGCATATACTTCATTCATATCTGAAAAGTCATTTAAATCTTTTAAAAACACTAGTGTTTTAACAACCTTATCCATAGATGTTCCAGCTTCCTCTAATATAGCCTTAACATTTTCAAGGCACTGCGCTGTAGCACTTTTTATATCTTCCATTAATTCATTATTCTTTGCGTTAATTGGCAACTGACCTGAAGTATAAATAAAGTTACCCGCCTTTATAGCTTGAGAGTAAGGTCCTATAGCCCCCGGAGCATCATTTGTTAATATAACTTCTTTATTCATTTCTATTCCTCCTTATTCAACTTGTGTAAATTTTAGATTAATTAATATGATTTTAAACCTAGTTAATACCTTTAACTATCTTTAACTACATTACTTAATCTATAGTATTATAATACATTTTAATTCCTTTTATTTCAACTTTTAATTCATGTACTATCCTTAACTTTATAACTAAAACCTTAATTTAAGGTTTTCTATTTATATCATAAAAGTCTTCTTCAATCCACTGCATAAGCGGCCTTTTAATTGGACTCTTATCCCCTTCATTTATATAAATTAAATTCTTATATCTTCCTGTAATCATGGATAAGTGATCTATTGCAAGTCTCCCTATATTAGTGGGAGCTAAATTTGGTGATATTACTTTTGAAACATTATCTTCACATTTATCCCTAGCTGAAAATACTATAAACTTCCTACAACTTAAAGGTCTAGCTTCGTATATACCGCAAGCCCCCTCTTCATTTAAAAATATACAAGGAATATCCTTTAAAGCATATTCATAATGTAGCTTATCCAATTCTTCTTTGCTTAATTCATAAGGTCTTGAAGTAGTTTCTACCTCTTCTTTGATTTCTTTTAACTTTGTTTTGTAAGCATTTATTTCATCATCGCTTTTATTATCTACAACATATCTTCTAATATTTTCTGCTTCAATAGCTGTAAGGTCTACATAAAGACTACAACAAGAAGAGCATCCCTTTTTACAAGGAGCAAAATGTGAAAATTGATTCATTCCCCTATTAACCTTTTCATATATGTTATTTAAAATCTCCATTGATTTACTAATAGTTAAAACTGATTGTCCTTCTAAATCAAAAATGTTATACATAGCGTAATCTGTTATTTCATCATAAACTTTCATATTAGATGTATGATTAAAGATCATGTCTTTATTCTCATAATTTTTACCTAATGTATAATACTCTTGTTTTTTTGATTTACAACATTCCTCATACGCTTTACCACTATTACAAAGACAAAGATTTTGATCTTTAACCTTTACCCTTTTTTCTTTCATAATAATACTGCCCAACTAACTCACTCCTAAAGATTTTTTAAAATTATATAGCTTCTATTGGAAAGCTTATTGCATTCTATCATATATTTAAATAATCTGTCTAATATTTACACATAAAATGGAACCCATTATATTAAATGTATTAGTTTTTCCATTTAAAGTGTATACATCTATTAAATGCATACACTTTAAATACAATTAATTTTAAATGCAAAAAGAGATATTAATTACCTTTACTTTAAACGTAATTAATATCTCTTTTATAACTTTAACCTTTTAATGAGCGTATTTAAAATAAACATAGTCTATACTATCTTTTTTAAAGTTCTCTATGATGTAATCCCACTAGGCTAGACACTGGCATTGTAAATATTATTCCTGTACCTGGTTCATTAAGCCTTCCTACTTTAATTATCTCATCCATTATATTTTTACTATTTTCTTTTTCTGAAAGTATAATTATAACCTCTTTAGAAGGCTCTACATCTAAATTAAAAAACCTTTTCCCTTCGCTTTCTCCGGTTCCTCGTCCATAGAAGGTGGTTGCACCTTTTGCTCCTACAGTTTTGGCACTTTGAATTAACTTATGAGCTCTTCCTCTATCAACTATGACTATAATAGCCTCTACTTCAAACATAAAATACCCTCCTTAAAACTTTACTATAATACCTAATAATAATACAGCAATTATAGGAGTAATGGAAGCTAGACCTATTATACCAAATCCATCAAGTAAAGGGTCGCTGCCACTTATTACAGAGGATAGTCCTATGGCTAGTGCCATGTTTAATGGAACAGTAACAGGGCCTGTAGTAACTCCCCCTGAATCAAAGGCTATACCAGTTATGCTATTTGGTGCAAAATAAGCAAGAATTGATGCAATCAATACCATTGGTATTATTATATGAGTATACGGAATACTATACATTATCTTTATCATACCAAGTGATATTCCTATACCAACCCCTGTTGCTACTGCATGAATGAGCCATTTATTATTCATGGTTCCAACTGAAAGTTCTTCTATTTCCATAGCCAAAGATGCTAACGCCGGTTCTGCAAGTGTTGTGGTATATCCAAGTATAAATGCAAAGGCTATCACTAGTAGCTTATTATCTAATAGTGGTAATTTAGACCCTACAGAGCTTCCTAGTGGCATAAGCCCAATTTCCAAACCTTTTATAAACATATACAAACCAACAGTACTTAATACAATACCTAATATAAGTGGCTTAATATCTCCTATAGGACTTTTAAGTACAAAGATCTGAAATACTATTAAAAATAAAGATACAGGTATTATATCTTTAGCCGTTAAAGCCAATCCTTTTAAAATGTTTAAAACCAAATAAACCCCTCCCAGAATGTCAAGTGTTATTTTATTTGACAAGTGAACAAATATCATTAAATATGGTTACTTATACACTAGAATGTCCCTCTACCTTACCATATCATTTTAATCCGCACCTTATTATAACAAAGTAGTCTGCTCATATCAACAAGTTGCAATTTTCTTAATACTTTGTTAACCTTTTAAATATCTTATATTTAAAGAATATAAGCATTAATACACCATCTATTCCCCATTGTAATGCCGTAATCCACCACACAGCAGTTATATTATATTTTAATATATACATAAAATAATATATTAAAGGAAGCCTTATAAAAAAGGCTGTAAATACAGATATATAAAATGGTGTTTTGGTATCTCCAAGTCCCTTTAATCCTCCTGCAAAAACTAAAGATATAGCAATAAAAGGCTGTTCTATTGCGCTTATTGCAAGGCACTTGCCTGCAAGATAGGCTACCTTTAAGTCACCCTTACCCACAAAAAATTTAACAAGAAAATTAGGCATAAAAAGAAAGATCAAAGAGAAGCTGCACATCATAATTAAAGCATAAAATGCACATTCAAAGGCAACCGTATTAGCTTCTTTTATATCCCTTTCCCCTATTTTAATTCCAACAAGAGTAGTTGTAGCAATACCAAAACTAGTACCAGGCATAAAAGATATAGATTCTATAGTATTTGCAATTTCATTAGCTGAAAAATACATACTTCCTGAGTACATAATTATACTTGTACATATAAGCCTACTTATGCTATAAGCTGCCTCCTCAAAAGAAGATGGAATAGATAGCTCTATTATTTCCTTTGCTATACTTAACGAAAACTTAAGATTCTTAAATAAGATATTAAATTTAAATCTATATTTTCTAACCATGCAAATACAAAATATAAAACCAGCTATATAAGAAATTAACGAAGAAATAGCTACAACATTTATATTTATGTGGTTTTTTAATATAATAAACATAAAAATATAATTTAAAAATATTTTAGTAACAAATTGAATCAAAGAACTTAGTAATGGAATATAACTATATCCATAAGCTATAAACATGGCATTTACCAAGCTAGATATTATATAAAAAAACATAGCTACTGCATTTATCTTACTAAAGTTGAAAGTTATATATAATAAATCACCTCTAGCTCCCATTAGATACAATATCTGATTTCCAAATAAGAATGTTATGGCAGTTATAATTAAACCCATAAATAGCCCAATCATAATTCCATTATAAGAAAAAAGAGATGCTTTATAACTATCTTTAGCACCTATATACCTTGATATTATTGATATCATACCTATTGATATACCATTTATAATAATTATATTTATAAAAATTGTAACCATAGCATTACTAAGGCCTAATATATTTACAGCTTTATTTCCTGCATATTTTCCTACCATCATCATATCAAAAATAGACATGAATGTATAAACTAACATCTGACTAATTATAGGAAGCGATACATTTAAGACGTCATTTTTTTTATTCATAAAAACCTTCTAAGAATTGTTATTAGTTATAAGCATTTCCTTATATATCACTAAATACTTATAACTTTTGTCTATATTAAAGTGTATCTTTGGAAATACTATATTAGAACCATGTTTAATGCTGGAGGGATTTATTATGAAAAAAAAATCTAATATTTTAATTATATTTTTCACTATACTTTTTACTATGTTTAATATTTCAAATGTTAGTGCTTTAAATGAACAAAAGGTAAGCGATGAAACAAAAGAAGAGATTGAAGAAGTAATAAACTCTATATATAATTCTAGATGTATGTCCTTTTTAGATGGTGATCTTTCAGCCCTCCCTACCCATTTTGACACCTCAAATAAATTTGGTAGGTGGTCCCTCGAGCATGAGGTTAAAAGAATAAAGTATCTTAGGGACTGGGCATATAAAAGAGATATGGTCTTTACTGATGTAAGCTCTCAATCTACAATAAAAAGAATAAGTCCTACTAATAAAGGTTTCAAAATAACCTTAGATGAGTACTACAAATTTAAATATAACTATAAAGAGGATGATCCTTTAACTGAAAACATATTTGGTGTAGGCTTATTACATTCATTAGAGATTATAAAAAGAGAAGATAAATTTGTAATATATAATGATTGGTATACTGATTGTTTCGAAGATGCATTAAAGGCTTATTCCGGTGAAATAAAAGAGGATATTCATATTTCAAAGTCCCCTCTTGACTTTAAAATACCTAATTATTATAAACCTAAACCTTCTTATCCTACTGTGAAAAAGGGTCAATATAATAGATTAGAGGCTGTAAATTATGCTGACAGATATTGCGGAATACCCTGGGCTATTAGTGATGGTAAAAAATATAATAAGAAATACAAAAACTTCACTGGGATTGGAGGTAACTGTACCAATTATGTATCTCAATGCATAGGTGACAAGGAAGAGGGCGGTGGATTAAACTTTGATGGGACTTGGTTTTGTGTTTATAATAAAACTGAGGGTGCTAGTGGTAGTTCTGCTTTTGTAAATGCAGATGCTTTTAAAAATTATCTTATATACAGTGGTAGAGGTACTTTAATAAAAAAAGGAACATTTAATACTCTTGCAGCACCTTCTAAAACTAATCCAAATGGAGAAATCTCAAAACTTAATTTAGGTGATGTTATTGCATACGCAAAGGGTAGTGATGTAGATCATTTTGCTATAGTTACAGGTTTTGATTCTCATGGATATCCTTTAATAAATTCTCATACTACAGATAGATATCATGTACCTTGGGATTTAGGTTGGGGAGATAAAAATATAGGCTTTTATTTAATCCATATGAGGTAACCCTTTAAAATATTTTAAATAATATCCTTCTATAAATTATTAATAGTAAAAAGACTAAAGGCTCTTGGATAAATCCTCCAAAGTCCTTTAGTCTTCATATATATATTAAAATTTATTTACTATTTATTAGATTTTACCTTGAAATAATTTCCTTTTATAATATTATGAGAAACCCAAAATCCATCTAATATGTGTTCTCTTTCCTCTTCTTTTATATCTCCAACTATACTATTGTCATTTAACAGAGTATAATTTTTATTAGTATTTACAAGAACCTTTCCTACAGAGGAATTTGCATACTTATCTTTGTCCACACCTAAAAGATAGGACAAGGTAGGTAGTATGTCTATTTGTCCTCCTATGGTATCTATAGTCTGCCCTTCAAATCCTTCACTATATATTATGAAAGGAACCTTTGGGTGCTCTTCTACCATCCATGGATAGCTATCTTTAAACAGTGAAGCATCTTCCATACAATACTTGTTTAGTCCACCGTGATCTCCTGTTATTATTACTATAGTATCTTTATTTAAATTCTTTTCTTTAAGTTCATTCATAAAGCACTCTATTTCTTTATCCACATAACTTACACTTTGAAGATACTTTTCCACCATACTACCATTTAAATCTGAAGGAAGATTTAACCTCCATTCCTCTTTTGGTACATATCCAAAGCCATAATGTGAATTTAAAATTACCCCATGTCCATAAAATGGTTTTTCCATCTTTGCTACATTATCTAAAAGTGACATTAATATAGTTTTATCTGATATACCCCCAAGGTAATTTACCTCTTCAGGCTTTATATCAATAACACGTTTATCCAAAATCTGATCAAAACCCATGTTTTCTGTAGCAATTTTGAAGTTCCAATTACCACCTTTTTCTCCGTGGAGCAATAAAGAATTATACTTATAATCTTTTAGTATCTTAGGTAGAGATTCATACTCAGTATAAGGATTTTCCCAAAAGGTACTTTTACCCCTTATAGGAAATATGCCCGTATTTGTCATAAGATCTGCATCAGAACTTACTCCCGAGTTTGTTTGATCATAAAAGTTCGGGAAATATAAACTACTTTTAATCATCTTATTCAAATAAGGAGTAATCTCTTCCCCTCTAATAGATTGATTTATCATAAAGTTTTCAACTGACTCAGTCTGAATTAAGATAACATTTTTACCTTTGAAGATTCCTTTATGATCATTTTCAGGAATTTCCTCTTTATTTGCCTTAAACCAATTTTCAATATTATCTATATCTTCCAATGTAAGTTCAGACTTTTTATTTCCCTTTAACTCATCATAAAAATCAAATGCTATATATCCTAAAGGTGAAGTATCATATATGCTACCAAAAGGTTCCCAGTAGTGGGTTATGAATCCCACATCTTCAACCTTTTCCTTAACATCTAACATCTTATGTAGGTAATTTGAACTAAATATAGCCACAATAAATACAAGGATGAATGCTAGTACCTTTCTTTTTTCCTTATAAAATAAAGCATCACTTTTGTACCTTTTTAAAATAAACGGTATGTCTATTAAAAATATTATATCTATAGGTCTTATATATTTGTAAAAATTAAATATATCCTTAAAACTTATATTTGCATGTTTCAAATAATTTAATGTAATGAATCCTCCTATAGATCTAGCAGTTATAAGATCTACAATCATAAGTAATGAAAATATAATATCTACAGTAATATAAAACTTAAGTCTACCCTTTTTCTTAAATAAAAATGCAAACGATAGAATTATAATTATTATTGAAGAATGTGTAAAAATCCTCATCTTTCTTGGATCCATAAACTGCATTATAATATTTATATTAAAAATATTTATATTATTACTATGTATAATAGACAACATAAATATATCCTTAATTAAAATAATAAAATAGGTTAATATAAACATGCAATCTACACTTTTTATTTTCTTAGTAACATTTCCAACAAAAGATCCTTGACTTTCTTCTTCTGACTTATATTTATTCATAAAATTCCCCCTAAATTATACCTAATAACACTCATAATGATATTTTTTGTACTATAAAATATTTTTTACTTTAAAATTCTTAAATCAACTCTATACTTAAATGAAAATAATCCACAGCTTGTCTTCTTTCTTTAATGCAGCCGTGGATTATTCGTTGCAGATTAATTCTTTTGACTATTTTACTAAGAAACTACATTGTTAATGAATTGAGCATTGTAAAGGTTACTATATATTCCATTTAAGGTTAATAACTCTTCATGACTTCCGCTTTCTTCTACACCATTATCAGTTAAAACTAATATTTTATCCGCATTCTTTATAGTTGATAATCTATGTGCTACAACAATTGTAGTTCTACCTTTACATAACTCTTCTAATGACTTTTGTATCATATACTCTGTAGTATTATCTAAGGCTGAAGTTGCCTCATCTAATATAAGTATTGGTGGGTTCTTAAGGAACACTCTAGCTATAGATATTCTTTGTTTTTGACCACCTGATAACTTAATACCCCTCTCACCAATGAATGTATCATAACCTTTTGACATCGACATTATAAATTCATGTATATTAGCTCTTTTAGCTGCTGTTATAATATCTTCATCACTAGCTTTTTGGTTACCATATAAAATGTTTTCTTTTATTGTACCTGTAAATAAAAAGACTTCTTGTTGTACAAGCCCTATGCTACTTCTTAAATCTTCTAAGCTTATATCGTATATACTTTTATTATCTATTAGTATATCCCCAGAATCCACATCATAAAACCTTGGTATTAAGTTACACAAGGTTGTTTTACCTCCACCAGAAGGACCAACTAAGGCAAGGGTTTTACCTGCTTGTATTTCTATATTTAAATTACTTAAAATATCTTTATCTTCATATTTAAAAGATACGTCCTTAAAATCTATCTTTCCTTTAACATTATTAAATGCCATTGGATCTTCCTTATCTTTTTCAGTTTCCTCACTTAATATTTCCATGTACCTTTTAAATCCTGTCATTCCATTTTGATATTGTTCTACAAAATTTATAAGTTTCTTTATTGGTTGAGTAAACATCTTAACGTACAATATGTATGCCATAAAGTCTCCAATATTTATCTTTCCCTGATAAGTAAAATATCCACCAACTATTAAAACTACATAATCTAGTAGATCTGTACAAAATCCAAGGCCTGAATGGTATTCAGCCATAGCTTTATATGCTCTTTCCCTTGCTACCTTAAAATTTCTATTTCCTATTTGGAACTTTTTAAGTTCATGATTGTGACTTACAAAGGCCTTTGATACCCTTATTCCAGATATGCTGTTTTGTAAACTAGCATTTATATCCCCTGTTTTAACTCTAGTTTCCATAAAGGCCCTTTTCATCTTATTTCTTTTAACAAAAGCAAATATAAATACAAACGGAACAAATGCAAAAACTATTAAAGTTAAAGGTGTATTTATTGTGATCAATATTAAAAACGAACCTATTATCATAACTATTGATATAAACAAGTCTTCCGGACCATGATGTGCAAGCTCTGATACATCCATTAAGTCGTTAATCATCTTTGACATAATATCCCCTGTTTTGTTGTTATCAAAATAATCACAAGGAAGTTTTTGAAGGTGTTTAAATAAATCCCTTCTCATATCTGCTTGCATCCTAACACCAACTACATGCCCCCAATACTGCATAAAGTAAGTGCAAGCAACCTTAACTATATATATGACTAAAAGGGCTCCTGCAAATATAGTTATCATTCTTAAATTTTTATTTGGGATGCTATCATTTACTAATTTTCTTGTCATCATTGGATAAAACAAATCACATAAAACAGCTACAATAGCAAATAGCATATCTAAAAAGAAAAGTTTTTTATAAGGCTTGTAATAACTTACAAACTTTTTGAACACTGACCCATCACCTCAATTATTATAGATAGTATTTAAATTTCTTAAGCTATTATTTATAAGGATACATAAATACCACCTTATTATTTAGAATTAATCTTAATTACTTATCTGTATTTAAATCTTTATAACCACACTCCTCAAACCTATTTACTACTTTACCATTAAACTCTACCTGCTCTAAAAACATAGAAAGTGGCCTAACCCATATACTCATATCTCCATATTGCGGTTGGTAAACTACCATATCTTCAAGAGTTTCAGAATGTTTAGCTATATATATAACTTTATAATAATTCCCCTTAAAATGTTTATAAAAGGTTTCATTTTTAATTTCTCTTTTACTAACCATATTTAAAGCTCCCTTTTATTTATTTTCATACCTTCTTATATTCTATCACACTATTATTTTAATTTACATATACCTTTTTTATAATATATTAAATAATATATTTACATTTGTCACATAATATATTAATATTAAATTTGTCTATTTTACAATCTTGATGTGCTAAAGTGACTTTTATTTATGTATAAACATAAATATTGAAGTAAAATGGCATAATACAGATTAGAAAAGGAGTTTATAATGAAATTATTTCAAAATCTTATGGATGAAACTTTAGAGGTTGAAGACTTAGAAGAATTAGAATCAGCAGCAGATCTTTTTCAATTTGGAGCTGAAAAAGGATATTATAACAAAAGACAATCTGATGAATTCAATAAGTGTTACTGGGACATAAAACACAGATTTTTAGCTAAAGAATTAGCAGAAAACATAAAAATCAATAGATTAGATCTTATTAACATAATTGCTAATGCACCTGTGGAAATTAAAAATGATAGGAAAGAACTATCTTTTTATGTAAATGGTCGAATAAAGGCTTTAAAGGGAAAAATAACAGGCTTAAGATAATTATCCTTAATAAATTTAATTTAAATATTAAAAGGGATATCTAAAATAGAAATTAATTTCTATAATGGATATCCCCTTTTTTACAAGTTTGTTTGTGTAATATAATATATTAATCTAATAAATTCTATTATTGAAACTATAAATATGGTAATTAAAAAATATGGATAAGCTAAAAGTTTTATGCTATCTATTTTAATAATAAAATAAATAGCTACTGAATTTATTATAATTAAATAAATCAGTACTAACCTTATCTTATTATTTTTAACTTTACTCATATATACAAGTAACATTGCACAAATTATAACTCCCATAATAAGACATACTATATATACTTTTATCCAATAATTATTTAGGAATGTTTCTTTATACACCCGATTTTTAAAAACTAAATATCTCATGACCCCCATCTTTTTCTTACTTAAATACTGCATTACAAAGGCAAAAGTTAAGCTGATAATCTCTAAGCTAATTAATAAAATCTTAGCTATCATTACTTTCCTGTCTCTACAGGGTTTTCCGTATTTGAACTCCATTCGTACCACCCGCCATCATAGATTGAACTATTTTTTATTCCCATGATTTCAGCATAAATCTGAACTTCTGCTGCTCTCCATCCTGTACCACAGAAAAATGCTAATCTTTGATCTGGCATAATACCTTCTTTCTTCCACATTGACAGTATTTCTGACGAGTTACGCATAGTATTATCTATGTTTCTAAACTCTTCTAAATGTTGTGAATCTGAGCCAGCATGCCCCCAAACTGCACCACTTGGACGACCCTTTGCTGTTATATCTGGGTATCCTGGTATTTTACCTGTATGTTCATCTAGACTTCTTATATCTACAAGCTTACTTCCTTCTTTATCTGAAAGTATTTTTTTTGCTTGTGGCATGTCTACAATATAATCTTTATTTAAAGGTACTATCGCGCCAAATGATTTTATCTTTATCTTTGGATTTTCTTTAGTTTCGATAGCATATCCTGAACCTCTCCATGCTCCAAAGCCTCCATTTAAAACTCTAACATCTTTAACACCCATATATTTCAATATCGCTGCTAAT
It includes:
- a CDS encoding amidase domain-containing protein, giving the protein MMKKKSNILIIFFTILFTMFNISNVSALNEQKVSDETKEEIEEVINSIYNSRCMSFLDGDLSALPTHFDTSNKFGRWSLEHEVKRIKYLRDWAYKRDMVFTDVSSQSTIKRISPTNKGFKITLDEYYKFKYNYKEDDPLTENIFGVGLLHSLEIIKREDKFVIYNDWYTDCFEDALKAYSGEIKEDIHISKSPLDFKIPNYYKPKPSYPTVKKGQYNRLEAVNYADRYCGIPWAISDGKKYNKKYKNFTGIGGNCTNYVSQCIGDKEEGGGLNFDGTWFCVYNKTEGASGSSAFVNADAFKNYLIYSGRGTLIKKGTFNTLAAPSKTNPNGEISKLNLGDVIAYAKGSDVDHFAIVTGFDSHGYPLINSHTTDRYHVPWDLGWGDKNIGFYLIHMR
- a CDS encoding LTA synthase family protein, with translation MNKYKSEEESQGSFVGNVTKKIKSVDCMFILTYFIILIKDIFMLSIIHSNNINIFNINIIMQFMDPRKMRIFTHSSIIIIILSFAFLFKKKGRLKFYITVDIIFSLLMIVDLITARSIGGFITLNYLKHANISFKDIFNFYKYIRPIDIIFLIDIPFILKRYKSDALFYKEKRKVLAFILVFIVAIFSSNYLHKMLDVKEKVEDVGFITHYWEPFGSIYDTSPLGYIAFDFYDELKGNKKSELTLEDIDNIENWFKANKEEIPENDHKGIFKGKNVILIQTESVENFMINQSIRGEEITPYLNKMIKSSLYFPNFYDQTNSGVSSDADLMTNTGIFPIRGKSTFWENPYTEYESLPKILKDYKYNSLLLHGEKGGNWNFKIATENMGFDQILDKRVIDIKPEEVNYLGGISDKTILMSLLDNVAKMEKPFYGHGVILNSHYGFGYVPKEEWRLNLPSDLNGSMVEKYLQSVSYVDKEIECFMNELKEKNLNKDTIVIITGDHGGLNKYCMEDASLFKDSYPWMVEEHPKVPFIIYSEGFEGQTIDTIGGQIDILPTLSYLLGVDKDKYANSSVGKVLVNTNKNYTLLNDNSIVGDIKEEEREHILDGFWVSHNIIKGNYFKVKSNK
- a CDS encoding ABC transporter ATP-binding protein, translating into MFKKFVSYYKPYKKLFFLDMLFAIVAVLCDLFYPMMTRKLVNDSIPNKNLRMITIFAGALLVIYIVKVACTYFMQYWGHVVGVRMQADMRRDLFKHLQKLPCDYFDNNKTGDIMSKMINDLMDVSELAHHGPEDLFISIVMIIGSFLILITINTPLTLIVFAFVPFVFIFAFVKRNKMKRAFMETRVKTGDINASLQNSISGIRVSKAFVSHNHELKKFQIGNRNFKVARERAYKAMAEYHSGLGFCTDLLDYVVLIVGGYFTYQGKINIGDFMAYILYVKMFTQPIKKLINFVEQYQNGMTGFKRYMEILSEETEKDKEDPMAFNNVKGKIDFKDVSFKYEDKDILSNLNIEIQAGKTLALVGPSGGGKTTLCNLIPRFYDVDSGDILIDNKSIYDISLEDLRSSIGLVQQEVFLFTGTIKENILYGNQKASDEDIITAAKRANIHEFIMSMSKGYDTFIGERGIKLSGGQKQRISIARVFLKNPPILILDEATSALDNTTEYMIQKSLEELCKGRTTIVVAHRLSTIKNADKILVLTDNGVEESGSHEELLTLNGIYSNLYNAQFINNVVS
- a CDS encoding DUF1653 domain-containing protein; the encoded protein is MVSKREIKNETFYKHFKGNYYKVIYIAKHSETLEDMVVYQPQYGDMSIWVRPLSMFLEQVEFNGKVVNRFEECGYKDLNTDK